The genomic window ACAAAAATTCCGTCTTCCTTTAAAGCTTTGGAAATCCCAGCATAGAATCCTTTTGTAAAAAGGTTCACGGCTGGACCAACAGGCTCAGTGGAGTCAACCATAATCACATCGTATTCATTTTCACTTTCAGCAATGTGCATGAAACCATCGCCAACCTGAACATCTACACGCGGATCATCTAGCTTGCCAGCGATTTCTGGAAGGTACTTTTTAGAATACTCAATGACCTTTCCGTCAATATCAACAAGCGTTGCTTTTTTCACGCTTGGGTGCTTAAGAACTTCGCGGATTACCCCGCCGTCCCCGCCGCCAACAACTAACACATTTTCAGGGTTTGGATGTGTAAACAACGGTACATGTGCAACCATTTCATGATAGACAAATTCGTCTTTCACAGAAGTCATCACCATGCCGTCTAGTAAAAGCATATTGCCCCATTCTTCTGTTTCTACCATTTCAAGCATTTGAAAATCTGTCTGTTCTGTATGTAAAGTCTGCTTAACCTTCATTGTGATGCCAAAATTCTCTGTTTGCTTTTCAGTAAACCAAAGTCCCATTTATCTAACCATTCCTTCCGTAAAAATCGATTATTATTACATTTCTCTTTCCCGAGTTTGAGAACTGTCTAGCTCCAGTGCCCAGCGCCTATTGGACTTCCTTCCCCCTCCCTACGATAAGTCAACATCGAATCGCTCTCGCTCTTCGTGTTTCCTTTATCTCAGTCGCGGTCAGTCCAGTCCATACGGCGCTAAGCGGGGCACTTCCGCTTTTCTTTTTATAGTCCCCAATCTAAATAATTACAAACATGAGAAAAAGTATAGATGAATCTAGCAAAAAAGCAAGAAAAAATTGAATTTTGCTTAAGAGAAATGTTTAAAACGAAAGGTTTGTTTCAATACTATTGAGA from Bacillus sp. DTU_2020_1000418_1_SI_GHA_SEK_038 includes these protein-coding regions:
- the speE gene encoding spermidine synthase, with the translated sequence MGLWFTEKQTENFGITMKVKQTLHTEQTDFQMLEMVETEEWGNMLLLDGMVMTSVKDEFVYHEMVAHVPLFTHPNPENVLVVGGGDGGVIREVLKHPSVKKATLVDIDGKVIEYSKKYLPEIAGKLDDPRVDVQVGDGFMHIAESENEYDVIMVDSTEPVGPAVNLFTKGFYAGISKALKEDGIFVAQSDNPWFKADLIRSVQKDVKEIFPITRLYVANIPTYPSGLWAFTIGSKKYDPLEVSEERFHEIETKYYTKELHQAAFVLPKFVKDLVE